The following coding sequences lie in one Arachis ipaensis cultivar K30076 chromosome B05, Araip1.1, whole genome shotgun sequence genomic window:
- the LOC110262933 gene encoding ferredoxin-dependent glutamate synthase, chloroplastic-like: MFYSMIIGQSAFSVYQQHLANRPVNVLHELLEFKSDRAPIPVGKVEPVSAIVHRFCTSGMSLGAISRETHEAIAIAMNRLGGIYVKLCKI; the protein is encoded by the exons ATGTTTTACAGCATGATTATTGGTCAAAGTGCCTTTTCAGTTTATCAGCAGCATTTGGCTAACCGACCTGTGAAT GTTCTTCATGAACTTCTTGAGTTCAAAAGTGATCGTGCTCCAATACCTGTAGGGAAGGTTGAACCTGTTTCAGCTATTGTGCATCGGTTCTGCACTAGTGGGATGTCTCTTGGAGCTATTTCAAGAGAAACTCATGAAGCAATTGCAATTGCAATGAACAGATTAGGTGGAATATATGTAAAATTGTGTAAAAtttag
- the LOC107640802 gene encoding protein BOLA2-like has translation MGHFEDYLHSAALTIQKRYHGWKGRKDFLRICNRIVKVQLLVHTEFESCLKSKLNPTHLEVVDTSGGCGASFVVEIVSEEFEGKRLLERHRMVNAALEEEMKEIHALSFKKAVIPEQWKQLQQDSNQANPAA, from the exons ATGGGTCATTTTGAGGATTATCTGCATTCTGCAGCTTTAACGATTCAAAAGAGATACCACGGGTGGAAGGGAAGAAAAGATTTTTTGAGAATATGCAACCGCATTGTAAAAGTTCAGTTACTTGTGCACACAGAAT TTGAATCTTGTTTGAAATCCAAACTCAACCCTACTCACCTG GAAGTAGTTGATACATCTGGAGG ATGCGGTGCAAGTTTCGTAGTTGAGATTGTATCAGAAGAATTTGAAGGCAAGAGGCTACTGGAGAGGCATCGAATGGTGAATGCTGCATTGGAGGAGGAAATGAAAGAGATTCACGCTCTCTCTTTCAAGAAAGCTGTCATCCCAGAGCAGTGGAAACAGCTGCAGCAAGACTCCAACCAAGCAAATCCTGCTGCCTAG